The following proteins are co-located in the Paenibacillus sp. FSL H8-0079 genome:
- a CDS encoding DUF2716 domain-containing protein, which translates to MKNWIEINENEENEIWDKIYNDLKFKPSVHPNDWPSLQISAPYIKYDVSDIYKDNKYEELYKDLEEKMENIFVECTKENEYVLALDWQHRCYYFNPRIESIRDEFGEWPVPIFPNGDYYFFIQKEFKWGFLGHPWEKSISIFGEELIQSIEQKKPKLLKKIVDKNF; encoded by the coding sequence ATGAAGAATTGGATAGAAATAAATGAAAATGAAGAAAATGAAATATGGGATAAGATATATAATGATTTGAAATTTAAGCCCAGTGTTCATCCTAATGATTGGCCTAGCTTACAGATAAGTGCTCCATATATAAAATATGATGTTAGTGATATATATAAGGATAATAAGTACGAAGAATTATATAAGGACTTAGAAGAAAAAATGGAAAATATCTTTGTTGAATGTACTAAAGAGAATGAGTACGTTTTAGCGCTTGATTGGCAGCATCGGTGTTACTATTTTAATCCAAGAATAGAGAGCATAAGAGATGAATTTGGAGAATGGCCAGTGCCTATTTTTCCGAATGGTGATTATTATTTCTTTATACAGAAAGAATTCAAATGGGGATTTTTGGGTCATCCCTGGGAGAAATCGATAAGTATATTTGGAGAAGAACTAATTCAAAGTATTGAACAAAAGAAACCGAAATTATTAAAAAAAATTGTTGATAAAAACTTTTGA
- a CDS encoding aspartyl-phosphate phosphatase Spo0E family protein translates to MSRLLDVLEEERRKLNQLGEASLKQAIPLWENPEVQEQSRRVDELVARVSELRAKHSRVVR, encoded by the coding sequence ATGAGCCGGTTGCTTGACGTATTGGAAGAGGAACGGCGCAAGCTTAATCAGCTTGGTGAGGCATCCTTGAAGCAAGCGATTCCGTTGTGGGAGAACCCTGAGGTTCAGGAACAGAGCCGAAGGGTGGACGAACTGGTGGCACGAGTTAGTGAACTGAGGGCAAAGCATAGTCGAGTGGTACGGTGA
- a CDS encoding ABC transporter substrate-binding protein — MIKFKKTWWSLLMVIALITITACGSGETASDNGSDNTPGTVGSAEAEAAFAKGKYDPPIEFSSVLMPKKYVQGDTKENNVHDRWMLETLGMKHKDTWYPANDDQYRQKLQLAIASGEKLPDFVSVPTNAVLTNQLIDSGQFIAIDELFDKYASQTLKDHAAAHPELWYPFTKDGKKYNMPIMEYTDNDDTLLWLREDWMEKLNLEAPKTIADLENIMDKFKNENPDGLSPDKVFPLAISLKNNTNTWMGQLDWLFGAYGTIEEQWNKDANGNLEYGSVNPGAKQALAKLAEWMDKGYIHADSALWDEGKSAESWTAGKAGILPGANWVPDWPAPDLLKNVPGSKYKAYPVPAGPDGKIGTKWQNSGVNASIMINKDAKHPEAIFLYYNYLLDNLANPAAGSEYEYGFAKGYDWDIVDGKPTSDKEKIKDFSNEFPFLTGPARIPDLFMKTLVKLADGEKPETPYEKQMAEFRKPENWYAGKVVMSQIDIRKQNYFTGAATPTMVSKWNLLRQSEMETFNKIIYGKLPVDAFDQFVANWKSNGGDQITQEVNEWFKSVSGK, encoded by the coding sequence ATGATCAAATTCAAAAAAACATGGTGGTCACTGCTCATGGTTATCGCGCTCATCACGATCACTGCGTGCGGCAGTGGCGAGACAGCCAGTGACAATGGTAGCGATAATACGCCGGGAACTGTCGGCTCAGCGGAAGCAGAAGCTGCTTTTGCCAAAGGAAAATATGACCCACCCATCGAGTTCAGTTCGGTATTGATGCCGAAGAAATACGTGCAAGGAGATACCAAAGAAAATAACGTGCACGATCGCTGGATGCTCGAAACGCTGGGTATGAAGCATAAAGATACTTGGTATCCGGCAAATGACGATCAATACAGACAAAAGCTGCAACTAGCTATCGCCTCTGGCGAAAAGCTGCCTGATTTTGTATCCGTACCCACCAATGCGGTACTGACTAATCAGCTGATCGACTCCGGTCAATTCATCGCGATCGATGAGTTGTTCGACAAGTACGCGAGTCAGACCCTGAAAGATCACGCAGCAGCACATCCTGAACTGTGGTATCCGTTCACCAAGGACGGCAAGAAATACAACATGCCGATCATGGAGTACACCGATAACGACGACACACTGCTCTGGCTCCGCGAGGACTGGATGGAGAAGCTGAACCTGGAAGCTCCGAAAACCATCGCAGACCTTGAGAACATCATGGACAAATTCAAAAACGAGAACCCGGACGGTCTGTCTCCAGACAAAGTATTCCCGTTGGCGATCTCGCTGAAAAATAACACCAACACCTGGATGGGTCAGCTCGACTGGTTGTTCGGTGCATACGGCACAATCGAGGAGCAATGGAACAAAGACGCGAACGGCAACCTCGAGTACGGCTCCGTTAACCCGGGTGCCAAACAAGCCCTTGCCAAGCTGGCTGAATGGATGGATAAAGGTTATATCCACGCTGACTCCGCTCTGTGGGACGAAGGCAAATCCGCTGAAAGCTGGACAGCTGGCAAAGCGGGCATTCTGCCTGGCGCAAACTGGGTACCGGACTGGCCTGCACCTGACCTGCTGAAGAACGTACCTGGCTCAAAATATAAAGCTTACCCTGTTCCTGCTGGCCCAGACGGCAAGATCGGTACGAAGTGGCAGAACTCTGGTGTCAACGCAAGTATCATGATCAACAAGGATGCGAAGCATCCAGAAGCCATCTTCCTGTACTACAACTACTTGCTCGATAACCTGGCTAACCCGGCTGCGGGCAGTGAGTATGAATACGGCTTTGCCAAAGGTTACGACTGGGATATCGTAGACGGCAAACCAACCAGTGACAAAGAGAAGATCAAAGACTTCTCCAACGAGTTCCCGTTCCTGACAGGGCCAGCCCGTATCCCGGATCTGTTCATGAAAACCCTCGTGAAGCTGGCTGACGGCGAGAAGCCCGAAACGCCTTACGAGAAACAAATGGCCGAGTTCCGCAAACCGGAAAACTGGTATGCAGGTAAAGTCGTAATGTCGCAAATCGACATTCGTAAACAAAACTACTTTACTGGCGCTGCAACACCAACCATGGTATCCAAATGGAACCTGCTCCGCCAGTCCGAGATGGAAACCTTCAACAAAATCATCTACGGCAAACTGCCAGTTGATGCCTTTGACCAATTCGTCGCCAACTGGAAATCCAATGGCGGAGATCAAATCACGCAAGAAGTGAATGAATGGTTTAAGTCTGTGAGTGGTAAGTAA
- a CDS encoding response regulator has protein sequence MQMMIVDDEAHWVDNLSMTKPWRTLGIEHVHKAYSAHEALQMIDTHPIDIVISDIQMPEMTGIELIERIRIRDKKIKCILLSGYSEFDYAKKAIQFEAVDYLLKPPTDDELMGAVQKAIDQLNNEWELVSSLTRTQFTLRENLPHLRGRLLLGALQGQRIAAAEWERKLANYDLPFHTGDAALMLVRLEEEFGHYDSNDQTLIEYAIINMAEEIMGEFMEVWGVKEEHGYLVFLLQLKKRKGDIGKETILEKLSIQLQSKVKQFLKGSLSIVITEWFTFPDQLYDRFRQASAYFRQIVGDEREFVMRVSDVETPAAQGPLDVLYTPPTFISLLESGQWDAAEEKIRAVCAELDEKWSESWEHCMEAGFLITASFTNIAHRNKLTLTTLMGNDVEDLQSGEVFATISKLRKWSLSVLGKLKEGTSNEIKDIRSEYVKKIQDFTDKNLHLDVSLRVLADHVNLHPTHLSKIYKIETGEGISDYISRLRMDRACHKLVTTTKKVYEISMEIGYMDPAYFIKVFKRQFGVTPQEYRDQHK, from the coding sequence ATGCAAATGATGATCGTAGACGATGAAGCACACTGGGTCGATAACCTGTCCATGACCAAGCCCTGGCGTACGCTGGGGATCGAACATGTGCATAAAGCATACTCAGCACACGAAGCACTACAAATGATCGACACCCACCCCATCGATATCGTGATCTCGGACATCCAGATGCCCGAAATGACAGGCATAGAACTGATCGAACGCATCCGCATCCGGGACAAAAAAATAAAATGTATTCTGTTATCCGGGTATTCCGAATTCGATTACGCCAAAAAAGCCATCCAGTTCGAAGCCGTGGACTATCTGCTGAAGCCGCCTACTGACGATGAATTAATGGGTGCTGTTCAGAAGGCCATCGATCAATTGAACAACGAATGGGAACTTGTCAGTTCACTGACACGAACGCAGTTTACGTTGCGAGAGAATCTCCCCCATTTGCGGGGACGACTGCTTCTAGGGGCTTTACAGGGACAACGAATCGCCGCTGCCGAATGGGAGCGGAAACTCGCCAATTACGATCTGCCCTTTCATACCGGAGATGCCGCATTAATGTTGGTTCGTTTGGAAGAAGAATTCGGACACTATGACAGCAATGATCAGACCCTGATCGAATATGCAATCATCAATATGGCGGAAGAGATTATGGGTGAGTTTATGGAAGTGTGGGGCGTCAAGGAGGAGCACGGATATCTGGTGTTTTTACTTCAGTTGAAAAAACGGAAAGGCGATATTGGCAAAGAAACCATTCTGGAGAAGCTGTCCATTCAGCTTCAATCCAAAGTAAAACAGTTTCTGAAAGGCTCCCTCTCCATCGTTATCACTGAGTGGTTCACCTTTCCGGATCAGCTTTACGATCGTTTCCGTCAGGCTTCCGCCTATTTCCGGCAGATCGTCGGCGACGAACGCGAATTTGTCATGCGTGTCAGCGATGTCGAGACACCTGCGGCACAAGGTCCCTTGGATGTACTGTATACCCCGCCCACCTTTATAAGTTTGCTAGAGAGCGGACAGTGGGATGCAGCGGAAGAGAAAATACGCGCGGTCTGCGCAGAGCTGGATGAGAAATGGTCGGAATCATGGGAGCACTGCATGGAGGCAGGATTTCTTATTACGGCTTCATTCACCAATATTGCCCACCGGAACAAACTGACTCTGACCACTTTAATGGGCAATGATGTCGAGGATTTGCAAAGTGGGGAAGTTTTCGCTACCATCAGCAAACTGCGTAAATGGTCGCTCAGTGTGCTTGGCAAACTCAAGGAAGGCACGTCCAACGAGATCAAGGACATCCGTTCCGAGTATGTGAAGAAGATTCAGGATTTTACAGATAAGAATCTGCATCTGGATGTGTCTTTGCGTGTGCTCGCTGACCATGTCAATCTGCACCCGACCCATTTGTCCAAGATCTATAAGATAGAAACCGGCGAAGGCATCAGTGATTATATCTCGCGCCTGCGCATGGATCGGGCCTGTCACAAGCTGGTCACGACCACCAAAAAGGTGTATGAAATCAGCATGGAGATTGGTTATATGGACCCGGCTTATTTTATCAAAGTGTTCAAGCGTCAATTCGGCGTTACGCCGCAAGAATACAGAGACCAGCATAAATAA
- a CDS encoding histidine kinase, with amino-acid sequence MHIWKRLMPFQGKTRSPFSLFSKINLLIVVLFIPILIMYTYSNNVTYDVVSKELQISNTKQLTFLSSQIDSRINQMMDFSLILSRDPNVRAFNGLNMWDDRYDRMQTRYVIQEKMMLQTGVTDIWPTRYAVHSQQNEDVIANYNRTTGYDQAYLEKNMSGQWTYGDQGAQSKDKLQSFYWFYTDSLAQPGMLTGSNLVIEASFSYENIQNMLDTYKAGGQGDPFLYHKGNSPILNRSADKQLSAELIQYLDTHSPEDTTQDVVKLNGKNYLVSSMKSTYLDWHLVDVIPLYQILKPISLSQNLFYTCMILLLVVGISASILLYRNVQYPIKKLIKGLRRVEQGDYSVRLHSKHQNEFSFLFRRFNDMSHQIQDLIENVFHEKIRAREATLKQLQAQINPHFLYNCLGYIINMAQMKDEQAVVSMAHNLSAYYRYTTRMERETSSLQEEIKLLINYLDIQKLRNGRIEYHIDIPEDMLAQSVPRLMLQPMVENSVIHGVAKSYSSGEIRITGERLNGFGRIYIDDDGPGLSPEQYEALNLKMQEPLQEEMGCGLWNTYQRITHLFGSHSYLLFGPSPLGGFRTEIIWEIPKEDTDSDKGNTATN; translated from the coding sequence ATGCATATATGGAAGCGCTTAATGCCTTTTCAAGGTAAAACCAGATCCCCATTCAGTCTGTTTTCCAAAATAAACTTGTTAATTGTGGTCTTGTTCATCCCCATTCTAATCATGTACACCTACTCGAATAACGTCACCTATGATGTCGTCAGCAAAGAACTGCAGATCTCCAACACAAAACAGCTCACCTTTCTGTCCAGTCAGATCGACTCCCGTATCAATCAGATGATGGATTTCAGCCTGATTCTCTCCCGAGACCCGAATGTCAGAGCATTCAACGGCCTCAACATGTGGGATGATCGGTATGACCGGATGCAGACCCGTTATGTGATACAAGAGAAGATGATGCTGCAAACCGGCGTTACGGATATATGGCCCACCCGATATGCGGTGCATTCACAGCAGAATGAGGATGTCATCGCCAACTACAACCGAACTACAGGGTATGATCAGGCGTATTTGGAAAAAAATATGAGCGGACAATGGACCTACGGGGACCAAGGTGCGCAATCGAAAGACAAGCTGCAATCCTTCTATTGGTTCTATACCGATTCCTTGGCACAGCCGGGGATGCTCACAGGAAGTAACCTGGTGATTGAAGCCAGCTTCAGTTATGAAAACATTCAAAATATGCTGGATACGTATAAGGCGGGCGGACAAGGCGATCCTTTCTTATATCACAAAGGAAATTCACCCATTCTGAATCGTAGCGCGGACAAGCAGTTATCCGCAGAACTCATTCAGTATCTGGATACACACTCTCCAGAAGATACCACCCAGGATGTCGTGAAGTTGAACGGGAAGAACTATCTGGTTAGCTCTATGAAATCCACTTATCTAGATTGGCATCTGGTTGACGTGATCCCGCTGTATCAGATTCTGAAACCCATCTCGCTCAGTCAGAATCTGTTCTACACCTGTATGATTTTGCTGCTGGTCGTGGGTATCTCTGCTTCAATCTTGTTGTACCGGAATGTGCAATATCCGATCAAAAAGCTGATCAAAGGCTTACGCCGCGTCGAGCAAGGGGATTATTCTGTCCGACTGCATAGCAAACACCAGAATGAATTCTCATTCCTGTTCCGCCGATTCAACGATATGTCCCATCAGATTCAGGATCTGATCGAGAATGTTTTCCATGAGAAAATTAGAGCCCGGGAAGCTACACTGAAGCAATTACAAGCGCAGATCAATCCGCATTTCCTATATAATTGTCTTGGTTATATCATCAACATGGCCCAGATGAAAGACGAGCAAGCCGTAGTGTCCATGGCGCATAACCTAAGTGCGTATTATCGCTACACCACCCGTATGGAACGGGAGACATCGTCGCTACAAGAAGAGATCAAGTTACTGATCAACTATCTGGATATCCAGAAACTGCGCAATGGTCGCATTGAGTATCACATCGATATCCCAGAGGATATGCTTGCCCAGTCTGTACCACGATTAATGCTTCAACCGATGGTCGAGAATTCCGTGATACACGGCGTGGCGAAGTCCTATTCATCCGGGGAAATCCGAATTACCGGGGAGCGATTGAATGGGTTTGGCAGAATATACATCGACGACGATGGCCCAGGCTTAAGCCCGGAACAATACGAAGCGCTAAACTTGAAGATGCAGGAACCTTTACAAGAAGAAATGGGCTGCGGCCTTTGGAATACGTACCAACGAATCACGCACCTGTTCGGCAGTCACTCCTACCTCCTATTCGGCCCATCCCCACTTGGCGGATTCCGAACCGAAATCATCTGGGAGATACCAAAAGAGGACACAGATTCCGATAAAGGAAATACCGCTACAAATTAA
- a CDS encoding ABC transporter permease subunit, translating to MVLPAAIMVFIFSYIPMSGILMAFQDYKPALGFFNSEWVGLKHFRYMWENDYFLQITWNTLFFACTKIVMNLIIPFIFALLLNEVRKMALKRTIQTLVYLPHFLSWVTLSGILIDILAQTGIVNQFLVSVFGIKPIFFLGDGSWFRFTIIASDVWKEFGFNTIIFLAALSGINPALYEAAEVDGAGRWKQTMYITIPALIPIGIVIATLALGNVLNANFDQIFNLYSPLIYQQGDIIDTFVYREGLLSGQFSFATAVNLFKSVISLILIVISYRLAYRFAGYRIF from the coding sequence ATGGTGTTGCCGGCGGCCATTATGGTCTTTATATTTTCATACATTCCGATGTCCGGGATTTTGATGGCATTTCAAGATTATAAACCTGCACTGGGATTTTTCAATTCCGAATGGGTAGGACTGAAACACTTCAGGTACATGTGGGAAAATGATTATTTCCTGCAAATTACGTGGAACACGCTATTTTTTGCCTGTACGAAGATCGTCATGAATCTCATCATTCCGTTTATCTTTGCCTTATTACTCAACGAGGTACGGAAGATGGCGCTGAAAAGAACGATTCAAACGCTCGTGTATCTTCCACACTTTCTGTCCTGGGTTACACTATCAGGTATTCTGATCGACATTCTGGCGCAGACGGGTATTGTCAATCAGTTCCTGGTATCCGTATTTGGTATCAAGCCGATCTTCTTCCTGGGGGATGGCAGCTGGTTCCGGTTCACGATTATTGCGAGTGATGTCTGGAAAGAGTTTGGTTTCAACACGATTATCTTCCTCGCGGCACTGTCTGGCATTAACCCTGCACTCTATGAAGCGGCTGAAGTGGATGGAGCGGGACGTTGGAAGCAAACGATGTATATTACCATCCCGGCACTGATTCCCATTGGGATCGTAATCGCAACGCTGGCACTGGGGAATGTGCTTAACGCCAACTTTGACCAGATCTTTAACTTATATAGTCCGTTGATTTATCAACAAGGAGATATTATCGATACGTTTGTGTATAGAGAAGGTCTGTTAAGTGGGCAGTTCAGTTTCGCTACCGCTGTGAATCTGTTCAAATCGGTCATCAGCCTGATCCTGATTGTGATCTCGTACCGACTGGCTTACCGATTCGCCGGATATCGAATTTTCTAG
- a CDS encoding carbohydrate ABC transporter permease → MYHKTMPYRIFSIFNNVLLTILSLLCLLPLYHLLMVSLSASAPANAGLVTFWPIGFTLEAYAKTFANTNFLSSLWVSVERTVLGTGLALIVNTIAAYALSKETRVFRARNIYLWYFVITMLFSGGLIPGYILILKLGLMNTLLALILPGLVAVFNIILLLNFFRTVPKDLEEAAFIDGAGHFQTFIKIYLPVSVPVIATVSLFMMVGHWNAYFDGIIYIRDAEKLPLATFMQTIIVQADMSKLDPEAVANLSQRTIRASQIFISALPILLVYPFLQRYFVTGIVVGAVKE, encoded by the coding sequence ATGTACCATAAAACGATGCCTTACCGCATATTCAGCATATTCAACAATGTGTTACTGACCATCCTTTCACTGCTCTGCTTGCTGCCTTTGTATCACTTGCTGATGGTATCACTTAGCGCATCTGCACCTGCAAATGCTGGTCTCGTAACGTTCTGGCCAATTGGATTTACACTGGAGGCGTATGCCAAGACATTTGCCAATACCAATTTCCTTTCCTCCTTATGGGTATCTGTGGAGCGGACGGTACTTGGTACTGGACTTGCGTTAATCGTTAACACGATTGCAGCCTATGCGCTTTCCAAAGAGACGCGGGTGTTCCGCGCACGTAACATCTATCTGTGGTATTTTGTCATCACGATGCTGTTCAGCGGTGGCCTCATTCCGGGGTACATCCTGATTCTGAAGCTGGGACTGATGAACACGTTGTTGGCCTTGATCCTGCCAGGATTGGTTGCCGTGTTCAACATCATTCTGTTGCTGAATTTCTTCCGTACCGTTCCGAAGGATCTGGAGGAAGCGGCATTTATCGATGGCGCAGGACATTTTCAGACGTTTATCAAAATCTATCTGCCTGTCTCCGTACCCGTTATTGCAACGGTTTCGCTCTTCATGATGGTTGGGCATTGGAACGCATACTTTGACGGAATCATCTACATCCGTGATGCGGAAAAACTGCCACTCGCGACATTCATGCAGACGATCATCGTGCAGGCCGACATGTCGAAGCTTGATCCGGAAGCAGTAGCGAACCTGTCCCAACGGACGATTCGGGCTTCGCAGATCTTTATCAGCGCACTGCCGATCCTGCTTGTGTATCCGTTCCTGCAACGTTATTTTGTAACGGGAATCGTGGTTGGTGCTGTTAAGGAGTAG
- a CDS encoding FusB/FusC family EF-G-binding protein: MQTPFIYNHQFNYIQKQADFLLKTLRSVVDRKVLETVRYTVGTNAVGIFNELTPEQKQLLEQLSTYETAHELQTHLNQLESYLIPYPQVSAKQIQKLFPKAKRLKVPDLELVDYARTTYLRWTDIATSRLFIVYPYEGRFLGIEGRITPTNKKGYCMFCHRHQELGFFNVKTKAHSPDNFSSIAQYVCMDNTACNHSITDITMLEKFLLSTVK; the protein is encoded by the coding sequence ATGCAAACACCATTTATTTATAATCATCAATTTAATTATATTCAAAAACAAGCTGATTTCCTGCTCAAAACGCTACGCTCGGTCGTGGATCGAAAAGTATTGGAAACCGTCCGTTATACGGTCGGCACGAATGCAGTTGGCATCTTCAATGAATTGACTCCAGAACAAAAACAACTGCTGGAGCAGTTATCCACGTATGAGACGGCACATGAACTTCAGACGCATCTGAACCAGCTCGAATCATATCTGATTCCATATCCGCAAGTATCAGCCAAGCAGATCCAAAAGCTGTTTCCAAAGGCCAAGAGGCTCAAAGTGCCGGATCTGGAGTTAGTCGATTACGCACGTACTACCTATCTGAGATGGACTGACATTGCGACGAGTCGTTTGTTCATCGTGTACCCGTACGAAGGCAGATTCCTCGGTATTGAGGGACGGATTACACCCACGAACAAAAAAGGGTACTGTATGTTCTGTCATCGTCATCAGGAGCTCGGATTCTTCAACGTGAAGACCAAGGCTCATTCGCCGGACAACTTTTCTTCCATTGCCCAGTACGTATGCATGGATAACACAGCTTGCAACCATAGTATTACCGATATCACTATGCTGGAGAAGTTTCTTCTCTCGACAGTAAAATAA
- a CDS encoding NAD(P)H oxidoreductase — MNVLVVVSHPRKDSLTFQVADRFVQGLTEAGHGYEILDLHGIGFDPILREMDEPDYTQENQVFSPEVETEMKRLKKHDAVAFVFPLWWWHLPAMLKGYVDRVMNNGFAYGTNKLPHQQILWIALSGVTEEQMHKRNYGQSIANLLNVGIADYCGVSQSRVEFLYETLESKPEHYEALLNHAHHLGLNYANDTSTP, encoded by the coding sequence ATGAACGTACTCGTAGTAGTATCCCACCCGAGAAAAGATTCCCTGACCTTCCAGGTTGCTGATCGTTTTGTACAAGGTCTTACCGAGGCTGGTCACGGTTATGAGATATTGGATTTGCATGGAATTGGATTCGACCCCATTCTTCGAGAGATGGATGAACCGGACTATACCCAAGAAAATCAGGTGTTCTCACCTGAGGTTGAAACGGAGATGAAGCGGTTGAAGAAACACGATGCTGTGGCTTTTGTGTTTCCTCTCTGGTGGTGGCATCTGCCAGCCATGTTGAAAGGTTATGTGGATCGTGTCATGAACAACGGATTTGCCTATGGCACGAACAAACTTCCTCATCAGCAGATATTGTGGATCGCTCTTTCCGGCGTGACGGAAGAACAGATGCATAAGCGCAACTATGGGCAATCGATCGCCAATCTGCTCAATGTGGGTATTGCCGATTACTGCGGTGTATCCCAATCAAGGGTTGAGTTTTTATATGAAACGTTGGAATCCAAGCCTGAGCATTATGAGGCACTGCTGAACCATGCACATCACTTGGGACTGAACTATGCCAACGATACTTCGACTCCATGA
- a CDS encoding helix-turn-helix domain-containing protein produces MTEHGETSTPKKYKVGVEAALEVMGGKWKPLIIYHLMTGRKRTSEIRRLIPDITQKMLTTQLRGLEKDEIVQRKVYSEVPPKVEYELTDYGWGLKPALDHLCYWGEEHLDKIHGDKFKVLEDFDSQES; encoded by the coding sequence ATGACGGAACATGGAGAAACAAGCACTCCAAAGAAATATAAAGTTGGGGTGGAAGCGGCCTTGGAAGTGATGGGTGGAAAATGGAAGCCTTTGATTATTTACCACTTGATGACAGGTCGGAAACGCACGTCGGAGATTCGAAGATTGATACCTGACATTACGCAGAAGATGCTGACAACACAGCTCAGAGGTCTGGAAAAGGACGAAATTGTGCAGCGAAAGGTATATTCGGAGGTTCCTCCCAAAGTGGAATATGAGTTAACGGACTACGGTTGGGGGCTCAAGCCTGCACTGGACCATTTGTGTTATTGGGGAGAAGAGCATCTAGATAAAATCCACGGGGATAAGTTCAAAGTATTGGAGGATTTCGATTCTCAGGAAAGTTGA
- a CDS encoding NUDIX domain-containing protein: MDGTEHVKQAVPIRCEGVAVVLLKKSLDQYRVLMLKRAGRILHNEWCYVGGGIEKGEKAWEAALREVHEETGITEVRLYSANQFEQYYSPKEEYIYIAPVFVGYVHEDQPVRLNHEHTEYQWMTFDEARENVALPGIDDILDFVEKHFARKAPSEWLRINGEND, translated from the coding sequence GTGGATGGTACAGAGCACGTGAAACAGGCAGTTCCCATTCGTTGTGAAGGCGTGGCTGTAGTTCTGTTGAAGAAGAGCCTGGATCAATACCGTGTACTGATGCTGAAACGGGCTGGTCGTATTTTGCATAACGAGTGGTGTTATGTTGGGGGCGGGATAGAAAAGGGCGAGAAGGCATGGGAAGCTGCACTTAGAGAAGTTCATGAGGAAACAGGTATTACGGAAGTCCGGTTGTATTCTGCCAATCAATTCGAACAATATTATTCACCAAAGGAGGAGTATATCTATATTGCTCCCGTATTCGTAGGATATGTGCATGAAGACCAGCCTGTCCGGTTAAATCATGAACATACCGAATACCAATGGATGACGTTTGACGAAGCCAGAGAAAACGTGGCATTGCCTGGCATTGATGACATTTTGGATTTTGTTGAAAAGCATTTTGCCAGAAAAGCCCCTTCCGAGTGGCTTCGGATTAATGGAGAGAATGATTAG
- a CDS encoding DUF4085 family protein → MDEALFLRRYKRKEKEYVEFQREMYNTDPRFLLEQHGHVFVPAEKFFSGNEILENDKRIYQMPAEEKERIEKLIADYDVRPPFDELSHKQEFKNNLEWDCKNQKERLPKEIVEKIADIRVFTLGYCTREVMLQLKKQSAENRREMERVSNEYREAILAQDIPDEIRSRIQYHDCTVTELLTGDEVVIRFDTRGGFTNINKLTLVAPEIIKQDGEIVGSYWLYQELYRIDNGYELHVLFDGEDMPELIVRCADILAEEE, encoded by the coding sequence TTGGACGAAGCACTTTTCCTGCGACGTTATAAAAGAAAAGAAAAAGAGTATGTAGAGTTTCAGCGTGAGATGTATAATACAGATCCTCGTTTTTTGCTGGAGCAACATGGCCATGTTTTTGTGCCTGCTGAAAAGTTCTTTAGTGGAAATGAAATATTGGAAAACGATAAAAGAATATACCAGATGCCTGCTGAAGAAAAAGAGCGGATCGAAAAATTAATCGCAGATTATGATGTGAGGCCTCCTTTTGATGAGTTGAGCCACAAGCAAGAGTTTAAAAACAATCTGGAATGGGATTGTAAAAACCAGAAAGAGCGTTTACCTAAAGAAATCGTTGAGAAAATTGCGGATATCCGTGTATTTACGTTGGGTTATTGCACGAGAGAAGTGATGCTACAGTTAAAGAAACAGAGTGCAGAAAATAGGAGAGAGATGGAGCGTGTATCGAATGAATACAGGGAAGCCATTTTAGCGCAGGATATTCCCGATGAAATTCGTAGCCGGATTCAATATCATGATTGTACAGTGACAGAACTACTGACAGGGGATGAAGTGGTTATTCGTTTTGACACCCGTGGGGGCTTCACCAACATAAATAAACTTACGCTCGTTGCACCCGAAATCATCAAGCAAGACGGTGAGATTGTCGGCAGTTACTGGCTGTATCAAGAGCTGTATCGGATCGATAACGGATATGAACTTCACGTTCTATTTGATGGAGAGGATATGCCTGAATTGATTGTTCGCTGTGCTGATATTCTTGCAGAAGAGGAGTAG